In Cryptomeria japonica chromosome 10, Sugi_1.0, whole genome shotgun sequence, a genomic segment contains:
- the LOC131046547 gene encoding uncharacterized protein LOC131046547: protein MQKASSIKGFSSLVQSKNNLVDREGSWNVRGGSSARFADLGFISSKHRKVRYSHGKNLNKVLGRKCITGLRCTGNDRLRLGQSCKKQDVEGHAVSDSKDENGISHNSIVSQEDLQSEISGGSHSSPVENLRPRTEGMVFGLGQPGSWDSMEVGCPVVRRYLGDNEQRWYMWYYGRKKGSRDSVGLTVSANGIHWQRGTGRIETDDDVGIVMECSEDWWAFDTEIVRPSDILILSSEKLKASSGVYWMYYSGCNADEINVPQVLLGNPWMFEETGLESTLFRSLPGLAMSPDGRNWARIEGDHHSGALFDAGTEGEWDSLSVGSPQVVFHSPDDLRMYYHSLDVKSGCFAVGVARSRDGVKWVKLGKILEGGPPGSFDEIGITARQVISNQNGHGYMMIYEGVAADGTRSIGLARSSDGLKNWIRCQNEPVFRPATSSNSWDNRGVGSPCLVQMDENEWRLYYQGVGSAGRSGIGLAISTDGSLTNFQRWHGFHV, encoded by the coding sequence ATGCAGAAGGCTTCTTCTATCAAAGGTTTCTCAAGTTTGGTACAGTCTAAGAACAATCTCGTAGACAGAGAGGGTTCATGGAATGTAAGAGGAGGAAGCTCTGCTCGGTTTGCAGATTTAGGGTTTATTAGCAGTAAGCATAGGAAGGTTAGATATTCTCATGGCAAGAATTTAAACAAAGTTTTGGGCAGAAAGTGTATTACTGGTTTAAGGTGCACAGGAAATGATAGACTCAGACTTGGGCAATCTTGTAAGAAACAGGACGTTGAGGGGCATGCTGTTTCAGATTCTAAAGATGAGAATGGAATCTCCCATAACTCTATTGTGAGCCAAGAGGATTTGCAATCTGAAATCAGTGGTGGTTCCCATTCTTCTCCAGTAGAAAATTTACGGCCTAGAACTGAGGGTATGGTATTTGGTCTAGGACAGCCTGGTTCATGGGATAGCATGGAGGTTGGATGCCCAGTTGTGAGAAGATATCTGGGTGATAATGAGCAAAGATGGTATATGTGGTATTATGGAAGGAAAAAGGGTTCTCGAGATTCAGTGGGCCTAACAGTGTCAGCTAATGGAATTCATTGGCAAAGAGGGACTGGACGCATTGAGACTGATGATGATGTTGGTATTGTCATGGAATGCAGTGAGGATTGGTGGGCCTTTGATACTGAGATTGTTCGGCCATCTGATATTCTTATACTGTCTAGTGAGAAGCTGAAAGCCTCAAGTGGGGTTTATTGGATGTATTATTCAGGATGCAATGCAGATGAGATAAATGTTCCCCAAGTGTTGCTTGGGAACCCTTGGATGTTTGAGGAGACTGGTCTTGAATCGACTCTATTTAGGTCTCTTCCAGGCCTGGCCATGAGTCCTGATGGCAGAAATTGGGCTAGAATAGAGGGAGATCATCACAGTGGTGCACTTTTTGATGCTGGTACAGAAGGAGAGTGGGATTCACTTTCTGTTGGTTCACCTCAAGTTGTTTTCCACAGTCCTGATGACCTCCGAATGTACTACCATTCCCTTGATGTTAAATCTGGTTGTTTTGCAGTAGGTGTTGCAAGATCTAGAGATGGTGTTAAATGGGTTAAGCTAGGAAAGATTTTAGAGGGGGGACCTCCAGGATCTTTTGATGAGATTGGTATCACTGCACGGCAGGTGATCAGCAATCAAAATGGACATGGATATATGATGATCTATGAGGGTGTTGCTGCAGATGGAACCAGAAGCATTGGATTAGCAAGGTCTTCTGATGGCCTGAAAAATTGGATAAGGTGCCAAAATGAGCCTGTGTTTAGACCTGCTACTTCCTCAAATTCATGGGATAATAGAGGAGTTGGATCCCCTTGTCTGGTGCAGATGGATGAAAATGAATGGCGCCTCTATTACCAAGGTGTGGGAAGTGCAGGAAGATCTGGAATTGGGTTAGCAATATCGACAGATGGTAGTCTCACTAACTTTCAAAGGTGGCACGGATTCCATGTttag